A genomic window from Nicotiana sylvestris chromosome 11, ASM39365v2, whole genome shotgun sequence includes:
- the LOC138881038 gene encoding uncharacterized mitochondrial protein AtMg00860-like, with protein sequence MDRCRYIDYQVLNKVIVKNKYSIPLIADLFDRLGQDKYFTKVDLRKGNYQFVVVYLDDIVIYNNTLEEHMDHLRKVFQVLRENELHIKREKSEFAQSKVHFLGHVIRNGELRMDEAKVRAIQEWEEPIKVTELRYFLSLSNYYRRFISGCSAKTAPLTGLLKKNKPWIWTEHYQKAFEGLKVAVTEEPVLALPDFAKTFDMHTNASDFPIGVS encoded by the exons ATGGATCGTTGCAGGTACATAGACTACCAAGTACTTAATAAGGTCATAGTGAAGAATAAGTACTCGATCCCACTCATTgctgacttgttcgatagacttggTCAAGACAAGTACTTTACTAAGGTGGATCTTCGCAAGGGAAACTACCAG TTCGTGGTAGTCTACCTAGATGACATAGTCATCTACAACAACACTTTGGAGGAGCATATGGACCACTTAAGAaaggttttccaagtcttgcGGGAGAATGAGCTAcacatcaagagggagaaaagcgagtttgcacaatcaaaggtgcacttcttAGGTCATGTTATTAGGAATGGTGAGCTACGCATGGACGAGGCTAAGGTACGTGCTATCCAGGAGTGGGAGGAACCTATAAAGGTAACTGAGTTAAGATATTTCCTTAGCCTTAGtaactactatcgtcggttcatcagTGGCTGCTCAGCAAAGACTGCACCATTGACTGGGttgctaaagaagaacaagccatgGATTTGGACGGAGCATTATCAAAAGGCGTTTGAAGGCCTTAAGGTAGCTGTAACAGAGGAGCCAGTCTTGGCATTACCTGACTTTGCCAAGACATTTGACATGCATACAAATGCCTCAGATTTTCCCATTGGGGTGTCTTGA